From Pseudomonas arsenicoxydans:
CGTCACCCGCAGGCCGTTGGCCAGGGTTTCAGTGTGGGGGCGAGGGGGATTCAGCGCAGGCATGAGCACTTCCAGAACAGAGAAGCGCTAATGCTAGCGGATAACGCTGACTCAGCGCTTGTTCAGTGCACCGTAAAGCTCGGGACGACGATCGATCAAATAGCGGTTGGCCGCGCGGGAATCGATCATTAACTGCCGGTCCAACTCGCCGACAATCAGCGCTTCATCCAGGCCCGCCTGGGCGATACGGCTGCCATCCGGTGCGGCGATGCTGCTCTGGCCGCAATAGTGGATCTCGCCTTCCTGCCCGCAATAGTTGGCATACGCCACATAACACTGGTTTTCAAAGGCGCGGGAACGCACGGTGACGTCGGCCACGAAATCGAAGGGAATCATGTTCGCCGTCGGCACCAGGATCAGCTCGGCGCCGGCCAGGGCCAGGCGGCGAGCATTTTCCGGGAACTCCAGGTCGTAGCAGATCAGAAAGCCGAGCTTCCAGCCGTTGAGTTCAACCAGCGGAAACTCGTCTTGCCCGGCGCTGAACATCGAGTGATCGAGGTCGCCGAACAGGTGCGTCTTGCGGTAGTTGCAAAGGCGCTCGCCGTTGGCGTCGATCAACTGCACGGCGTTGTAGATCTGCCCGTCCTCGGTGCGCTCGGGGTAGCCATACAAAATGGCGATCCCCGCCGTCTTGGCAATGCGCGCGATCTGCTGGGCCGATTCACCGTTGTGCACTTCCGCCAGGACGCTGACCGCATCGAGGCCGATGTTGTAGCCGGTCAGGAACATCTCCGGTAGCACCAGCAAGTCTGCGCCCTTGGCCTCCAGCGCCAGTTGATGCAGACGTTGCAGATTACCGGCGACATCCAGGGGTAACGGTGGACATTGGTACAGGGCTACGCGCATTTCTCGATTCCTTTTACTCGGGCAGGGCGATCGGACCGATCTCGTTGAACACATCACCTGGACCCGGGTTCTCGGCGTGAGTTTCACCGCCGAAGTGTTTCATGATCCCCCACACCGCATTGAGCGAGGTCTGTACCGCACCTTCGACCCACGCCGGCGTCCACGAAACGTCGTCACCGGCAATGAAGATCCCGCGTTGCTCGGCCGGCATGTCGTCCTGCATGAAGTGCGCGTACATGCGCTGGTTGTAGCGGTAGTGACCGGGCAGGGCGC
This genomic window contains:
- a CDS encoding carbon-nitrogen hydrolase family protein, with the translated sequence MRVALYQCPPLPLDVAGNLQRLHQLALEAKGADLLVLPEMFLTGYNIGLDAVSVLAEVHNGESAQQIARIAKTAGIAILYGYPERTEDGQIYNAVQLIDANGERLCNYRKTHLFGDLDHSMFSAGQDEFPLVELNGWKLGFLICYDLEFPENARRLALAGAELILVPTANMIPFDFVADVTVRSRAFENQCYVAYANYCGQEGEIHYCGQSSIAAPDGSRIAQAGLDEALIVGELDRQLMIDSRAANRYLIDRRPELYGALNKR